From a region of the Balaenoptera ricei isolate mBalRic1 chromosome 11, mBalRic1.hap2, whole genome shotgun sequence genome:
- the IQCF6 gene encoding IQ domain-containing protein F6 isoform X1, with protein sequence MDTQNVSEAHIEGICPADNEQCLKLEKAAIKIQSWWRGNVVRWTLLHAALRAWVIQCWWRSMQAKMLEQRRRLALRLYTCQEWAVVKVQAQVRMWQARRRFLQAHQAACIIQSHWRWHASQTRGLIQGRYEVRASRLELDIEILMT encoded by the exons ATGGACACACAAAATGTGAGTGAGGCCCACATAGAAGGGATCTGCCCAGCGGATAATGAGCAGTGTCTAAAG TTAGAGAAGGCAGCCATAAAGATTCAGTCATGGTGGCGTGGCAACGTGGTACGCTGGACGTTACTGCATGCAGCACTCAGGGCCTGGGTCATCCAGTGCTGGTGGAGGTCGATGCAGGCTAAGATGCTGGAGCAAAGACGGCGCCTGGCACTAAGACTCTACACCTGCCAGGAGTGGGCAGTGGTGAAGGTGCAGGCACAGGTTCGAATGTGGCAAGCCCGCAGACGGTTTCTCCAGGCACACCAAGCGGCCTGCATCATCCAGTCTCACTGGCGCTGGCATGCCAGCCAAACCCGAGGCCTGATCCAGGGCCGCTATGAGGTCAGAGCCAGCCGGCTGGAGCTCGACATTGAAATCCTCATGACCTAG
- the IQCF6 gene encoding IQ domain-containing protein F6 isoform X3 gives MDTQNLEKAAIKIQSWWRGNVVRWTLLHAALRAWVIQCWWRSMQAKMLEQRRRLALRLYTCQEWAVVKVQAQVRMWQARRRFLQAHQAACIIQSHWRWHASQTRGLIQGRYEVRASRLELDIEILMT, from the exons ATGGACACACAAAAT TTAGAGAAGGCAGCCATAAAGATTCAGTCATGGTGGCGTGGCAACGTGGTACGCTGGACGTTACTGCATGCAGCACTCAGGGCCTGGGTCATCCAGTGCTGGTGGAGGTCGATGCAGGCTAAGATGCTGGAGCAAAGACGGCGCCTGGCACTAAGACTCTACACCTGCCAGGAGTGGGCAGTGGTGAAGGTGCAGGCACAGGTTCGAATGTGGCAAGCCCGCAGACGGTTTCTCCAGGCACACCAAGCGGCCTGCATCATCCAGTCTCACTGGCGCTGGCATGCCAGCCAAACCCGAGGCCTGATCCAGGGCCGCTATGAGGTCAGAGCCAGCCGGCTGGAGCTCGACATTGAAATCCTCATGACCTAG
- the IQCF6 gene encoding IQ domain-containing protein F6 isoform X2, protein MGPRNENQLEKAAIKIQSWWRGNVVRWTLLHAALRAWVIQCWWRSMQAKMLEQRRRLALRLYTCQEWAVVKVQAQVRMWQARRRFLQAHQAACIIQSHWRWHASQTRGLIQGRYEVRASRLELDIEILMT, encoded by the exons atggGGCCCAGAAATGAGA ATCAGTTAGAGAAGGCAGCCATAAAGATTCAGTCATGGTGGCGTGGCAACGTGGTACGCTGGACGTTACTGCATGCAGCACTCAGGGCCTGGGTCATCCAGTGCTGGTGGAGGTCGATGCAGGCTAAGATGCTGGAGCAAAGACGGCGCCTGGCACTAAGACTCTACACCTGCCAGGAGTGGGCAGTGGTGAAGGTGCAGGCACAGGTTCGAATGTGGCAAGCCCGCAGACGGTTTCTCCAGGCACACCAAGCGGCCTGCATCATCCAGTCTCACTGGCGCTGGCATGCCAGCCAAACCCGAGGCCTGATCCAGGGCCGCTATGAGGTCAGAGCCAGCCGGCTGGAGCTCGACATTGAAATCCTCATGACCTAG